A single Streptomyces sp. Edi2 DNA region contains:
- a CDS encoding helix-turn-helix domain-containing protein codes for MTRSLPTRYLTPVDLAELLGVPVETVYQWRRKHTGPRGFRVGRHLRFDPEDVRSWIAGQMGEAA; via the coding sequence ATGACACGCTCTCTGCCCACGCGCTACCTCACGCCGGTGGATCTGGCCGAACTCCTCGGCGTACCGGTCGAGACCGTCTATCAGTGGCGCCGCAAGCACACCGGCCCGCGCGGCTTCCGCGTCGGCCGACACCTGCGCTTCGATCCCGAAGACGTGCGTAGCTGGATCGCCGGACAGATGGGGGAAGCAGCCTGA
- a CDS encoding replication initiator, whose amino-acid sequence MPGLVRQLATLGGCTRPIRLAGHRTEHRIDTATGEIGPALHHLDSNDLPAGDLLVRCGNRRTTRCPTCAETYRRDTYHLITAGLRGGKGIPDRVTSHPRVFATFTAPSFGPVHNRPSAPGGRTRPCRCGRHHDQEDAALGTPLSPDRYDYEAAVLWNAHAGMLWRRFTIYLRREIARRAGLTQREFAQHARVSFAKVAEYQKRGAVHFHAVIRLDGPAGGDTPPPPWAGAEMLTDAIKAAAAHATVVGPVLDGRAHSFAFGRQLDVRTIKGTDLDGGTTLTDRAVAAYIAKYATKGAETATGTLDRPLKFAAELASLDISPHAERLIRTAWALGARKDLEDLRLRAWAHMLGFRGHFSTKTRRYSTTLGALREARAQWRRLQAAIAHGDTPSEPHDQEDGETTLVLARWTYAGTGLSPTEQWLSSSLAATSTPEEPRR is encoded by the coding sequence CTGCCCGGCCTCGTGCGGCAGCTGGCCACGCTCGGCGGCTGCACCCGCCCCATCCGTCTGGCCGGCCACCGCACCGAACACCGCATCGACACCGCCACCGGCGAAATCGGCCCCGCCCTTCACCACCTGGACTCGAACGACCTGCCTGCCGGTGACCTCCTGGTGCGCTGCGGCAACCGTCGCACCACCCGCTGTCCCACCTGCGCCGAGACCTACCGGCGCGACACCTACCACCTGATCACCGCAGGACTCCGCGGCGGCAAAGGCATCCCGGATCGGGTCACCTCCCACCCACGTGTCTTCGCCACCTTCACCGCCCCGAGCTTCGGACCGGTCCACAACCGCCCCTCCGCGCCCGGTGGCCGTACCCGCCCGTGCCGCTGCGGCCGACACCACGACCAGGAGGACGCCGCACTCGGTACCCCGCTCTCCCCCGACCGCTACGACTACGAGGCTGCCGTGCTCTGGAACGCGCACGCGGGCATGCTCTGGCGTCGTTTCACGATCTACCTGCGCCGCGAGATCGCCCGCCGGGCCGGACTGACCCAGCGGGAATTCGCGCAACACGCCCGCGTCTCTTTCGCCAAGGTCGCCGAGTATCAAAAGCGCGGCGCCGTCCACTTCCACGCTGTCATCCGCCTCGACGGCCCCGCGGGCGGCGACACCCCTCCCCCGCCCTGGGCAGGCGCCGAGATGCTGACGGACGCCATCAAGGCAGCTGCCGCCCACGCCACCGTGGTCGGCCCGGTCCTCGACGGCCGCGCGCACTCCTTCGCCTTCGGCCGCCAACTCGACGTCCGCACCATCAAAGGCACCGACCTCGACGGCGGCACCACGCTGACCGACCGCGCCGTTGCCGCCTACATCGCCAAGTACGCCACCAAGGGCGCCGAGACAGCGACCGGCACCCTCGACCGACCCCTGAAGTTCGCCGCCGAACTCGCAAGCCTCGATATCTCCCCGCACGCCGAACGCCTCATCCGCACCGCCTGGGCGCTCGGCGCCCGCAAGGACCTCGAAGACCTCCGGCTGCGGGCCTGGGCGCACATGCTCGGCTTCCGCGGCCACTTCTCCACCAAAACCCGCCGCTACTCCACCACCCTGGGCGCCCTCCGCGAAGCCCGCGCCCAATGGCGCCGCCTGCAAGCCGCCATCGCACACGGAGACACCCCATCCGAGCCGCACGACCAGGAGGACGGCGAGACCACGCTCGTCCTCGCCCGGTGGACCTACGCCGGCACCGGCCTCAGCCCCACCGAGCAATGGCTGTCCTCGTCCCTAGCCGCCACCAGCACACCCGAGGAGCCACGCCGATGA